One Mus pahari chromosome 10, PAHARI_EIJ_v1.1, whole genome shotgun sequence genomic window, GCCAGGAACAGGACACACCTCATGGGTTGTCCTGCAAAAATCACCGGAATCTTCCTTTCCCCTGAGGATCCCCCAAACTCACAGCTTCCCCTGCTCATAGAGGTAAAGGACCCCATCCTGGAAGTCATGCATCTGGCATAGAACCAATGCCTTGTCAAACACATCACAGAATCGGCCACTCTTCAGCAGGGAGATGGCCTCTGCATGAAGTTTCTCCTTGGCCTACAAGAGAAAGTGGTTGGGCCGTTAGTCATCAGATGGCACAAGGTCTTTTACACAAGGCAGATCAAATGTCCCTCTCAATCCAATCAGTAAAACCTATCTGGCCCCAGAGGTAAGGGACTACTCTCAACATCAgcacttctcaacctgtgggtcttaaCCCCTTAGGAAAACCTCTACCTCCAAAATACTGACActgtaattcataacagtagcgaaaactacagttataaagtaCCAAAGAAAACAGTTCCATGACTGGGTCACCGTGACCTGAGGCGCTGTATTAAAGGTCGTAGCATcaggaagggtgagaaccactgccctagataAAGCAACAGAAGTCAGCTACAAAGCTGGAGAGCAGGCACAAAAGGCACTGGCTTTCTTTACTCAGTGCTAGGGAAGGAACCCAAGGCTTCCTACccaggagctagagaagggactGCCCAGCTCTCTGCTTTCCAGCACCTCCCATGGCTGCGGTCAGGTTACCTGGGGATCCTTCTCATGGGCCCAGTTCTGCAGCCGCAGCTCCAGGAGCGTGTCATAGATGCCCTGCGGGGAGTCCGGCTGCACCTCACTCATGTGCTCCAGGAAGGCTTTCAGCTCTCTTGGGTTGTTGGCAAAGATAGGGATGAACTCCTCAGAGCTGGCCTAGAGAGATGGGAAAAAGGGACATGGTGGCTAAGGAAGGTGCCTCAGTGCTCACAGGCCTCTAAGGTGACCTCTGCTACTCAAACTGCTTCCCAGTCTCACCCGGCAGCTCGGAGCCTCCCGATCGCCTCGGCCTTCCAGACTGGGTCGATAGTCAGTGCAGAGGCCTTTCAGCAACTGGGTTGTCTGCTCCGGTATGTGGTGCATGAGGATCTTGCCATAGCGTTTCATGTTACTCTCCGCTTGCTCGAAAGGCAGTTTCCCGATATACCGAAGGGCTTCCTGATAGTTCTGTGGAGAGGTGAAAGGTGAAGGAGTGCCCGTCTCACCCAGCAGGTGTCTTTAAGTGTGTCTTCAAAGTGGCATTCTGCCCAAAGCAAGAACCTCACCCACCTTAATGTCCTCTAGCTGGATCTTCAAATACCACTCATGATGTGCGTGATTCTCAGCCAGATAGAGGGCATGGGAGTAGTAGCCAGCCTGCCGGAGGACCTTGATGGCTGTCTCCACATCAAAGTGGACTTCACTCTCGCTCTTTGTCTGCCAATAAGACATTAAACACTTCATTTGCATGGAAGTGGCTACAGAAGAGAGACTAAACAGGCATCTGACATTACAGCATGTTTCTACGGGGCAATTACAACCTGGCTTGAAAAACATGCTAGCCAGCCTCTTGCAACTTCTGCTTCAAGACCCAAGGCTTTCCTCTGTCCCCATCAGTAGGAAGACATTTCTAGGGACTCAGGGCTTCCTTAATGGCATTTCTTTGGCTTCAGTGCCATGGAATGTTCTAGACAGTAGGAGCAGCTCCTCTTCTTAGAGGagagagcactggttctcaagcTGGCCTTCTGCTCTCCTATGCCATGAAGAACAGCAAAGGCACTTGAGGCTCAGTGACGCCTCCCAGGAACCATCCTGTCCAACACCACCCTTCACCTTGATGAATTCCTCCAACTTGGAGCTGTCCTTGAGCTTGGTATAGCAGTTCAGAAGCAGGGTGGTATGATCAGCATTAGCCAGAGATTGCCGATGCAGGGTTTGTAGATAGGCGGTCAAGTTGTGGATGCGCTGGGCATCCAGAAACTTACGGATCACATAGGATGGCTCCAACTTTCCAATGGTTCTAGGGAAACATCATCAGGATTAGAGTACTTTGTCAAATCAACTGCATAGGGATCACTACAGACCTGTTAGTGTGTCCTGTGTAGGCCACTTCTAACAAAGTCAATGTGGTGTCAGTGATACTAAACATACTATAAACTACATCATGCGAGGCTCCACAACACTGGGTCTTTTGCTcttgttgtttttgaggcaagatctcattatgtagtGAAGGCTGGCTTGGGAAATTgttatgtggaccaggctggccttgaactcacagagatctgcctgcctctgcctctacctcccaagtactagaattaaagtCTTGTGATGCTGTACCAGGtcttgtgtctgaagacagactcactatgtagtacaCAACCCTGCTTCAGTTCTGGGACCCAGGCATTCTCACCAGCTTTCCTCACACGGGCAGCACCACAGTTTCCACAGGAAAAGTGAACACTTCCTGGTGAAATACAACACCCCCCACTTCTGCCCTCCCCTCTGGCATGGGTTTCAGCAATCTAGCTGTCTATTCTGCACACAGAGCTACATCCCACAGCACATCCAGACTAACCGGATATATTGCTGCACAGCCCCATCATGGTTGCCCTTGCTGTAGAGATGGTCTCCATACTGCATGAAAATTTGAGCCAACCCATCACTGTCCAGATGTTGACTCTTAGCCAGGTTAATTGCCATCTCAAATAGATTCTTCTTAAATAGCATCTAGAAGAAGAGAGATTAGAACATTGGTAGAAATCGTCCTGAGAGTATACCCTCTCCAAAAGTACCCATAATAGACACAGTAAAAGTCCTGGAGTTATATTCTGCCTACAGTCTAGACAAAGACCTCAAGATAACCCCAAGACCAACACCAACATCAATCACCTCACCTACAGAAGGTCCCTGTAAACAAGGAGGGTTGGCCTACCTCCCAGCCATTACTTCCCTCCAAAGCCACATATTAGACCCTAAGGAAACTGAGGAAGGCTATGTGTGactcaaagagaagagaagtcaCTGGGCCCAGGTGACCTAAGAAACCCGTTCCTGGAGCTACTTCTAGATGCCTGTGCCAGCTCTGAGAACCTGGTGGCCTTGCCTCCAGTTTGGTCTGTGTGTCCTTCTCCTGCAATGCGTGGACCCGCCCATCCCGCGTCAGCACGTACAAGGAGCCCCACTCAGCGA contains:
- the Vps11 gene encoding vacuolar protein sorting-associated protein 11 homolog isoform X2, with product MLFKKNLFEMAINLAKSQHLDSDGLAQIFMQYGDHLYSKGNHDGAVQQYIRTIGKLEPSYVIRKFLDAQRIHNLTAYLQTLHRQSLANADHTTLLLNCYTKLKDSSKLEEFIKTKSESEVHFDVETAIKVLRQAGYYSHALYLAENHAHHEWYLKIQLEDIKNYQEALRYIGKLPFEQAESNMKRYGKILMHHIPEQTTQLLKGLCTDYRPSLEGRGDREAPSCRASSEEFIPIFANNPRELKAFLEHMSEVQPDSPQGIYDTLLELRLQNWAHEKDPQAKEKLHAEAISLLKSGRFCDVFDKALVLCQMHDFQDGVLYLYEQGKLFQQIMHYHMQHEQYRQVIAVCERHGEQEPSLWEQALSYFARKEEDCKEYVAAVLRHIENKSLMPPLLVVQTLAHNSTATLSIIRDYLVQKLQKQSQQIAQDELRVRRYREETTRIRQEIQELKESPKIFQKTKCSICNSALELPSVHFLCGHSFHQHCFESYSESDADCPTCLPENRKVMDMIRAQEQKRDLHDQFQHQLKCSNDSFSVIADYFGRGVFNKLTLLTDPPTARLTPSLEAGLQRDLLMHSRRGT